Proteins encoded by one window of Streptococcus sanguinis:
- a CDS encoding FtsW/RodA/SpoVE family cell cycle protein, producing MPYQRRTFESRIDYSLILPVLMLLSIGVVAIYIAVSHDYPDNAWPMVGQQIAWIAVGFLLSFILMFFNTKFLWKITPYLYVFGLGLMVLPLIFYSESLVASTGAKNWIAIRGVTLFQPSEFMKISYILMLSRLVVHFLQQHKQDERTLALDFFLILKLGLYTVPVLVLLTLQSDLGTALVFVAIYGGIVLLSGVSWKIILPVFLTGVLLLGGFLFIFISDGGRAFLHNLGMPTYQINRILAWLHPFDYAQTTTFQQAQGQIAVGSGGLTGQGFNVSNLLVPVRESDMIFTVIAEDFGFLGSTLVIMLYLLLIYRMLKITIKSNNQFYTYISTGFIMMLLFHIFENIGAVTGILPLTGIPLPFISQGGSSIISNLIGVGLLLSVSYQNSLTDEKKERIPAVRKKVVLKKLK from the coding sequence ATGCCCTATCAAAGACGGACGTTTGAGTCTCGGATTGATTATAGTTTAATTTTGCCTGTTTTGATGCTGCTCTCAATCGGTGTTGTGGCTATTTACATTGCTGTTAGTCATGATTATCCTGACAATGCCTGGCCCATGGTTGGTCAGCAGATTGCCTGGATTGCGGTGGGCTTCTTGCTCAGCTTTATCCTCATGTTTTTTAACACCAAGTTTCTCTGGAAAATTACGCCTTATCTCTATGTTTTTGGTCTTGGCCTCATGGTCTTACCACTGATTTTTTACAGTGAATCTCTGGTAGCCTCTACTGGTGCCAAAAACTGGATTGCTATTCGTGGTGTGACCCTCTTTCAGCCCTCGGAGTTCATGAAGATTTCATATATTCTCATGCTGTCGCGGCTGGTGGTCCATTTTCTCCAGCAGCACAAGCAGGATGAGCGAACCTTGGCTTTAGACTTTTTTCTGATTCTGAAGCTTGGGCTCTACACAGTGCCTGTTCTGGTTCTGTTAACTCTCCAAAGTGATTTGGGGACGGCTCTGGTTTTTGTTGCTATATACGGTGGCATCGTTCTACTGTCAGGTGTTTCTTGGAAGATTATCCTGCCGGTCTTTCTGACGGGAGTCTTGTTGTTGGGAGGATTTCTCTTTATCTTTATTTCTGATGGCGGTCGTGCCTTTCTGCATAATCTAGGCATGCCGACCTACCAAATCAATCGGATTTTGGCTTGGCTTCATCCTTTTGATTACGCTCAGACGACCACTTTCCAGCAAGCACAGGGACAAATCGCTGTCGGAAGTGGTGGTCTGACTGGCCAAGGCTTTAATGTTTCCAATCTCTTGGTGCCTGTTCGGGAAAGCGATATGATTTTCACCGTTATTGCAGAAGATTTTGGTTTCTTAGGTTCAACCTTGGTTATCATGCTCTATTTACTGCTGATTTATCGCATGCTCAAGATTACGATTAAATCCAACAATCAGTTTTATACCTACATCTCAACTGGCTTTATCATGATGCTGCTCTTCCATATTTTTGAAAATATTGGAGCGGTGACAGGAATTCTGCCTCTGACAGGGATTCCGCTGCCCTTTATCTCACAGGGGGGCTCTTCCATTATTAGTAATCTTATCGGAGTCGGTCTCCTGCTGTCCGTCTCCTATCAGAACAGCCTGACGGATGAAAAGAAGGAGCGAATTCCTGCTGTCCGCAAAAAAGTCGTACTGAAGAAATTAAAATAA
- a CDS encoding YeiH family protein translates to MFVKKYLPGILLSFGIAAVSIFLGGLLPLIGSSVLAIVFGIVLNNSMKLPAAFQEGLSYSGKKLLQYSIIFLGFSMSIGQVSETGISSLRISLITILIAFLAAYLAGRFFKMNRVLTILIGFGTAICGGSAIAAASPILEADEEEIALSISTIFFFNILAVFIFPFLGHLLQMSDAFFGTWAGTAINDTSSVVAAGYTYSSSAGDLATIVKLSRALMIVPACLLFAAYRYIKSKKSSQKTNLKQIFPWFIAWFVLASLISSLGFLPAAVIPYTKFISQWLMAMALAAIGAKVSFKQFKQAGAAPLLTGAFAWFCVAVSSLIIQYFF, encoded by the coding sequence GTGTTCGTGAAAAAATATTTACCAGGAATTCTGTTATCCTTTGGCATAGCAGCTGTTTCTATCTTTTTAGGCGGCTTGCTTCCCTTGATAGGCTCTAGTGTTTTGGCTATTGTCTTTGGGATTGTTTTGAACAACAGCATGAAGCTACCGGCTGCTTTTCAGGAAGGACTCAGCTATTCGGGGAAGAAATTGCTGCAGTATTCCATCATCTTTTTGGGATTTTCCATGTCCATTGGTCAGGTTTCTGAGACAGGGATTTCTTCTCTTCGTATCAGTCTTATTACGATTCTGATAGCCTTTCTGGCAGCCTATCTGGCTGGCCGTTTCTTTAAGATGAATCGTGTCTTGACTATTTTAATTGGTTTTGGAACAGCCATCTGCGGTGGCTCTGCCATAGCGGCTGCTTCACCAATCTTGGAAGCTGATGAAGAGGAAATCGCTCTGTCTATCTCCACTATTTTCTTTTTCAATATTTTAGCAGTATTCATTTTCCCTTTTTTAGGGCATTTGCTGCAGATGTCGGATGCATTTTTCGGGACTTGGGCTGGAACAGCCATCAATGATACTTCGTCAGTAGTGGCAGCAGGCTATACATATAGCTCGTCAGCTGGAGACTTGGCGACCATTGTTAAGCTTAGTCGGGCCCTGATGATTGTACCGGCCTGCTTGCTCTTCGCAGCTTATCGCTATATCAAGTCTAAGAAGTCGTCACAAAAGACAAACTTGAAACAGATTTTTCCTTGGTTTATAGCTTGGTTTGTCCTAGCTTCACTTATCAGCAGTCTTGGATTTCTACCTGCTGCTGTCATCCCTTATACAAAATTCATTTCTCAGTGGCTGATGGCTATGGCCTTGGCAGCTATTGGCGCAAAGGTTTCCTTTAAGCAGTTTAAGCAAGCAGGAGCAGCGCCTTTGCTGACTGGTGCCTTTGCTTGGTTTTGCGTCGCTGTTTCTAGCTTGATTATCCAGTATTTTTTCTAA
- a CDS encoding bifunctional DnaQ family exonuclease/ATP-dependent helicase, producing MTQNDYKYAVVDLEATGTGSNAKIIQIGIVLIENGIITKTYETDVNPHEELDEHIKELTGLNDERLGRAPEFSQVAAEVYELIQDAIFVAHNVKFDANLLAEALFWEGFDLLTPRVDTVELAQVFYPTFDKYSLGNLCNLLDISLENAHTALADAQATAQLFLKIQDKIKSLPKALVEKMLTLADSIIYESRLAIEEVYQTMPDQQDKELQSWHGIFLRRSQKLTSEKKLSQDFLTNLYLLGLEERSEQLKFARFMEEALDQQEPSFLEAQTGLGKTFGYLLPILSRGQEKVLVTVPTKILQDQLLQKEGRLLEEVFGISFHSLKSPENYLKLDHFYQTLDREYDNRLVNRCKLQLLVWLTETKTGDLNEIGQAHRFSSYFNEIRHDGKLSKHSLFYEEDFWRLGQVKSATSRVVVTNHAYLLTRLEDDQSLLDNRILVVDEAQKMFFALESFSQSSINLTKTLQQINHLLQEEGKLLQQRLLQSIQFELADAAEKHRKKASELSPEKISRLLQDVSELKTSSLPELQHLFSGKYQYYWLVDEVLADHRLMTLHAGRSELLHFTDFLPERAKVILVSSTLEISSKVNLAQLLGFESYHFYKLKSKKKPLQKLFLDESFPAVVDLSTEDFAREIVACLREVTELGLPIVVLFTSKDLLLTVSDLLALPHLAQYKNGDAGNIKRRFDRGEAGILLGSGSFWEGADFAEQDQIIQLITRIPFDNPKDFFVQKINSRLKAEGKNAFYDYQLPLAILRLKQAIGRTRRNEHQKSAVILLDNRISSKRYGKQIQHHLSQLASLDILPEAAIMQELQAFFD from the coding sequence ATGACACAAAATGATTATAAGTATGCCGTTGTGGACTTGGAGGCTACAGGAACGGGCAGCAATGCAAAGATTATTCAGATTGGCATTGTTCTGATTGAGAATGGAATCATCACCAAGACTTATGAAACAGATGTCAATCCTCATGAGGAACTGGATGAGCATATCAAAGAGCTGACGGGATTGAATGATGAGCGGCTTGGCCGAGCCCCGGAGTTTTCTCAGGTAGCAGCTGAGGTATATGAGCTGATTCAGGATGCGATTTTTGTCGCTCATAATGTCAAGTTTGATGCCAATCTACTAGCGGAGGCCCTTTTCTGGGAAGGGTTTGACTTGCTGACACCGCGTGTGGACACGGTAGAGTTGGCTCAGGTCTTTTACCCTACCTTTGATAAATATTCCTTGGGTAATCTCTGTAATTTGCTGGATATTTCTTTAGAAAACGCCCATACTGCGCTGGCAGATGCTCAAGCAACGGCTCAGCTATTTTTAAAAATACAAGACAAAATCAAGAGCCTACCCAAGGCCTTGGTTGAGAAAATGCTAACTTTGGCTGACAGCATTATCTATGAGTCGCGCTTGGCTATCGAGGAAGTTTATCAGACGATGCCGGATCAGCAAGATAAGGAACTGCAATCCTGGCATGGTATTTTCCTGCGACGTTCCCAAAAGCTGACTTCGGAAAAGAAGCTGTCGCAGGATTTCCTCACCAATCTATACCTGCTAGGCTTAGAAGAGCGGTCTGAACAGCTCAAATTTGCTCGTTTTATGGAGGAAGCTCTGGACCAGCAGGAGCCTAGTTTTTTAGAGGCGCAGACAGGCTTGGGCAAGACTTTTGGCTACTTGCTGCCTATTCTATCTAGAGGTCAAGAAAAAGTACTAGTGACGGTTCCGACTAAGATCCTGCAGGACCAGCTGCTGCAAAAGGAAGGGCGATTGTTGGAGGAAGTATTTGGTATTTCCTTTCACAGTCTCAAGAGTCCGGAGAATTATCTCAAGCTGGACCATTTCTATCAGACACTGGACAGGGAATATGACAACCGTTTGGTTAATCGCTGCAAACTGCAACTCTTGGTTTGGCTGACAGAAACCAAAACGGGTGATTTGAATGAAATCGGACAGGCTCATCGCTTCTCAAGCTACTTTAATGAAATCCGTCATGATGGCAAGCTAAGCAAACATTCTCTTTTTTATGAGGAAGATTTTTGGCGGTTGGGACAGGTCAAGTCAGCTACTAGTCGAGTCGTGGTTACCAATCATGCATACCTGCTGACGCGTTTAGAGGATGACCAGTCTTTGCTGGACAATCGTATTCTAGTAGTTGATGAAGCTCAGAAGATGTTTTTCGCCTTGGAAAGCTTCTCTCAGTCCAGTATAAATCTAACTAAAACGCTGCAGCAGATAAATCATCTCCTTCAGGAAGAAGGGAAACTTCTGCAGCAACGGCTTTTGCAAAGCATTCAGTTTGAGCTGGCTGATGCCGCAGAGAAGCATCGCAAGAAAGCATCAGAGCTAAGTCCGGAAAAGATTTCCCGACTTCTTCAGGATGTGTCCGAGTTAAAGACAAGTTCATTGCCTGAGCTGCAGCACTTGTTCAGTGGCAAATACCAGTATTATTGGTTGGTTGATGAAGTTTTGGCAGATCATCGCTTGATGACTCTGCATGCTGGCCGTTCAGAATTGCTGCATTTTACAGACTTTTTGCCTGAAAGGGCCAAGGTTATCTTGGTTTCGTCTACTCTGGAAATCAGCTCAAAGGTCAATCTGGCGCAGTTGCTAGGCTTTGAAAGTTATCATTTTTACAAGCTGAAAAGCAAGAAGAAGCCACTGCAGAAGCTCTTTTTAGATGAAAGTTTTCCAGCAGTAGTGGATTTGTCAACTGAGGATTTTGCTCGAGAGATTGTTGCTTGCTTGCGAGAAGTGACGGAACTCGGTCTGCCTATCGTCGTCCTCTTCACCTCTAAAGACTTGCTTTTAACTGTTTCGGACTTGCTGGCTTTGCCGCATTTGGCCCAATATAAAAATGGCGATGCCGGCAATATCAAGCGGCGTTTTGATAGAGGAGAGGCAGGTATCCTTTTGGGCTCTGGCAGCTTCTGGGAGGGGGCTGATTTTGCTGAGCAAGATCAGATTATTCAGTTGATCACTCGGATTCCATTTGACAATCCCAAGGATTTCTTTGTACAGAAGATTAACAGCCGCTTGAAAGCGGAAGGTAAGAATGCCTTTTATGATTATCAACTGCCTCTTGCCATCTTACGGCTTAAGCAGGCTATTGGTCGAACCCGTCGCAATGAGCATCAGAAGTCAGCTGTTATTCTTTTGGACAATCGCATTTCTAGTAAACGCTATGGCAAGCAGATTCAGCATCATCTATCACAATTGGCTTCTTTAGATATTCTGCCAGAGGCAGCCATTATGCAGGAATTACAAGCCTTTTTTGACTGA
- a CDS encoding MBL fold metallo-hydrolase has product MKIHKIINLVAFENTYILENNQGLLIVDPGSDWKKIERKLEELAKPVIAILLTHTHYDHIMSLEKVREHYAAPPVYVAESESSWLYTPTDNLSGLARHADMDDIICRPAEEFFSYETDYDLGGFHFYVLATPGHSIGGVSLVFPDDRLVLTGDALFRESIGRTDLPTGNMEQLLTSIREKLLVLPKDYAVYPGHGHDTTISHEKIFNPFLAQ; this is encoded by the coding sequence ATGAAGATTCATAAAATTATCAACCTTGTTGCATTTGAAAACACCTATATCTTAGAAAATAATCAAGGCCTCCTAATCGTCGATCCTGGCAGTGACTGGAAAAAGATTGAACGCAAGCTGGAGGAACTCGCCAAGCCTGTGATTGCTATACTCTTGACCCATACCCATTATGACCACATTATGAGTTTAGAAAAGGTCCGGGAGCACTATGCTGCCCCACCTGTCTATGTGGCTGAGAGTGAAAGCAGCTGGCTCTACACACCGACAGATAACCTATCTGGTCTGGCGCGCCATGCCGATATGGATGATATTATCTGTCGACCAGCAGAGGAGTTTTTCTCCTACGAGACAGACTATGATCTTGGAGGCTTTCACTTCTATGTGCTTGCAACACCCGGCCACTCCATCGGAGGTGTCTCTCTAGTCTTTCCAGATGACCGCCTTGTTTTGACAGGTGATGCCCTCTTTCGGGAAAGCATCGGACGAACGGATCTGCCGACTGGAAACATGGAGCAATTATTGACGTCTATTCGTGAGAAACTTCTGGTATTGCCCAAAGACTACGCTGTTTATCCTGGTCATGGTCATGATACCACTATTTCACATGAAAAAATCTTTAATCCATTTTTAGCTCAGTAG